The nucleotide window AATTTAAGttctacaaataaaaattataaataaaaagattaataaatataatatttttttaatgacaagaaataaaatataatcatatattataatatatatatatatatatatatatatatatatatatatatatttatttatttatttatcagAAAAGACTTTATAATATAAGAGCACAGTTTATATAAagatcaaaataaaatatattaccttatgtaattttttttatatatacaagtctttcttaaaaaaataaaaatcaataaaataaataataaaagaataatgtaatttttaaatatatttatatatgttataaaagtttaaaaaaattattttatctatttattatatataaaaagtatgttctgtttttaatatttcttaaatatatataaaaataattttataacttAAAAAACACTACTATATTTAATTTCTATTTATAACCAAAATTGTTTTTGAAaccatttaaaaattatatatattagataaaaataattgaaaCTTTTAACAAAAgggaataatataaattgaaaacaacatatttttattatttttctattgttttttttttttttttttttactgaACTACAATAAAAAGatcttttcatattattgtcATTGAATTAAtagatacaaatatattatatatatataacattaaaaaaaaaaaggatatttatcaaaataaatacaagtattgacaaaaaattattataaaaatccTGCATGCATAATTTGAGGTATGcatattatgtttatataatattaaagtaataaggtaaatatatatttatgtaatcaTTATAACTATAAATTGAGACATTCTAATTATTTATcactataaaaaataagtactttaaatattttaatattcacCAATATAATGGTtgtagtttttttttatatattgtcctataataatagtttctatattattaaatatattttactatATTTCTACTTCATAATATtgtattttcataaaaaaaaaagtctaTAAAactataattattactattttatgtacttaaaaaaagaaaaaataataaaaaaaataaaaatatacaatatcATCTATTTATAgtcaaataattattatgaacatatataatatatttaatatattatatatatatatatatatatatatatatatatatttatggttttataaaaattatttttccaaaaaaaaataaatatataattttgtttatatatatatatagtttaagatgataatgaaataaatttatttttctaagtacataagataataatattatatatataattatataaatatatattttttcctttcatattattttatattttacttaagtctttatatatatatatatatattcatacaaTTATTCACGTCatacattaaaatataataatatttttaaataaaaattacatttattataaaaatattaaaaatatttacataatatatacaatatttaatttttttttttttttttttttgtaaatatacataatataatttcatatttaaataaatatattaatgtaaaagtatataaataaattataaattataaaatcataagaatttataaattattctttattttgcCAATTAGGAAAAATTTCTGAAACGATTTCAACGTATCTTTTCTTAGCATCTTCTCTATTTAAATTTTCAACTGATTTCCAagcttcatatttttttttatcagcAAATTTAAAAGCACTTGgttcttttatattacaatTACCTACAGTACtttgtttataatatttgtataaatCTAATTTAGTCTCAACTGATAATTGGCTATCGTTAGGTAATGAGTTAATATAAGTAACAGAAGCATCAAACAACTCTTCCATTTTGTACTAAATAAGGTTATTTTGAAATGAAaagtttaaaaatatgaaaaatatattatatatataatataatacaatattttatatatgtataattataaataaaaatgaagtgTAAATgaaatacacatatacatttatatgttactgtttaaatttataagtgttttatttacaattataattattataatatataatatatatatatataatatgtttatttatataaatatttttatatattttatataaattaaaaaaaaaaaaaaaaaaaaaaaaaaatatattcaaaaataaatttaatttgaaggattacattttattttttaaaactaaATTTTGTTATGTGATTATATAATTAGATATTATCGCCcttgtaaatatttaaaaaatatatatattaattataaaattgaatttttactatataaaataaaaataaatcaacattatatattttgttacaTCTACCTTATACTATTAAGactttattaaatatgtgtatatagatatatatattaagtaaAAATGATTAATATACTTAAAACGTTCCTCcgaatatattacatatatatatatatatatatatatatatatattaacacaatataattataaatacgaatttaataatattctatGCTTTAAATTCTTTctattaatgataaaaaaaaacattattatatgagattttaatatatatatatatatataatatttcttatagCATATTTTActtattcttaaaaaaaaatctaaaATTTCattgtagtaataatattttgttatttaaatttatatataatgtagtAGTGTTCATATTGcattatatcataataacaaaaaataataaaatattatatatatataatagtatttatataaatttattatattagctcaaaaatatatatgtgtaatttcttcttttgtaatatataaaacattcacacatatgtattatatatatatatatatatatatattatacatatattaattactATAAGCttcttaaaataataaagaatttattaacacataattttttttaatcatatAATTCTGAGTTTGTATAagtatttaaaagaaatatttatatttaagtagtttattacattatatatatatatatatatatatatatatatttcatatattcaatataCAACTCAATGATTAATatgtcattatatattttttttactcttattttaaaatatactttcttaatttataaaatactaGAATACGCATctgaaataatatttaatcagatgcaaataattatatataataaacagaaaaaataaatttatgaaaaaaaaaaaaaaaaaaggatatctaataatgtatatttattgataataatatatataatatatataatatatatacaatattataaaagtgcttatgattattaaaatttttcttatatatatatatatatagaattcatattaatattaaaaattaattggTACCATAAAATATCATTAAACAAATAtggtattataaaatatatgttcctCATCTAAGAACATAacacattaaaaaaatgttctTTTATAACAACAAAGAAATCATACAATAATAAGAATTTTAGACACTTACAAATCTTTtacattcaaaaaaaatatgttaaatacatatatatatatatatatatatatatatatatatatatttatttatttatttatttatatttaatttttctaatgTGTggcataaaatatatattattgaaaataatactaaaaatatttttataggagtaatataaatatattcccCACCTATATATTTAggcttataaaaaatatatataaagttatATTCGTATAAAAcattgttatataaaaaggtacataattacatttattttgtatgatcataaataatgatatatgtaataatgaaaatataaccttttttttttttttttttttttttcttttggtatattaaaatgatcaatttaatgatataatggatattattttttgaattatataaaatatatttgtaatatttttattaaataatatatatatatatatatatatatatattaatttatacttttttttataaatgtagTTAAATcaacaaattaaatatttttcttcttttcctttataaataaaattataataattatcctTTATTATTAGTCTTTTcccttttttcttattatcttaattttttaatttatattaaaaagtaatagaaattattattcacttttgcaaataaaaatgatttcCTGTATAATTATCTTATTgctataatttataaataataagttcttaaaaaaaaataaaaggaaaagaaaaataaaagaaaaaagattaATAAcacatcatattattattaaatatataaataataaaacaataataaattattttctttttttgtctaaattttatatatcataaaaaaaaaaaattaatttatttataatttttttcttttttttttttttaattaatttacacctcaaaaaatttttgtgaattcattattttttcttcaaaagcttctttatatttatcaaataattttttctttaattcaTCAAAATGGTTTATACattcataaataaattttactATATCATTAACTGTTATATGTCTGTTAAGTAAATTATgaaatttttctatatattccatCTCTTCAGATGATAAGGTTTCTACAATATCATTAAGACAATCTATCCATATAGagttattatcattaataaaattatcacAATCATAAGTgttattcttatttaaatattcatcAACATAACCTTTTAATTCCCTCAATAATTCTTTCATATCTTTAGCAATATTTAGAGATTGATACCACAAATTAATAAGAACACGTTTTGGTGGAATTTCTTCTAATGAATTTAGCACATCATATAATTCTTCTTTAGTTAACTGTCTTGACAAATCATTGATATCTATAGTTTTAAAATCGaccttatttttaatatttaaattatttgattCATCAATTAATATGGTTTCTTTATTGATATTTTCTATTGATGTATAATATTCCTTTTCATCCTCAGACAATGTacgtataaataatttatcatgTTGTATTGATAAGGatgtattatttacatatagattctaaaataaaataaaaaattttattaaatgtattacacaacatatatatatatatatatatatacatttatttttattaaatgtataatgaaaatatattaaacacATTATTTTGTCTTCCTACCGATAACGTTATACAGAATAATgaaattatacataaaacTAAACacataaaatgaaaagaacTATAACttttattagatatattgttcattttatttgaatTGAAAGAATATACATCTTTAtccttattatttacatcatttttattatcgaATATTCCATTAGATAAATTAAGCAAGAAACTATTTACTCTATTCAtccttaaaaatatttatcataagTAGGAAatgtatatctttatatatatatatatatatatatatatatataaatgaatttaaaataataataaaatatataattaatgcgcaaatatatatatatatatatataaccatcTAACAAATTATTATCTTACACATTAGAAAAAACAAGTATAAAgttttcttgtttttttttttttaattcatacttccataattatacatatatatatatatatatatatatatatatatatattatataaaataaaaatatatgacaaTACAAATCCTTTAAAGataagtatatttttatttttatatacattaaatttactaaattaataaaaaaaattaatttaataatattaaaatgattttttctttatttttgattttaGGAAACAATTCActaaatcattattatctttttattcaaataacacgtatatttaaaaaataaataaaaa belongs to Plasmodium sp. gorilla clade G2 genome assembly, contig: PADLG01_00_37, whole genome shotgun sequence and includes:
- a CDS encoding acyl-CoA binding protein, isoform 2, ACBP2, encoding MEELFDASVTYINSLPNDSQLSVETKLDLYKYYKQSTVGNCNIKEPSAFKFADKKKYEAWKSVENLNREDAKKRYVEIVSEIFPNWQNKE